In ANME-2 cluster archaeon, one genomic interval encodes:
- a CDS encoding ABC transporter ATP-binding protein, with amino-acid sequence MEKIIEIKKISRTFGEFKALNDVSLDIEKGTIFGLLGPNGAGKSTLIKVLSCQMRPTTGSAFISGLDVVSDKKDVLSIIGLVPQENSFYEELTVTENLRYFGSLYGVAVIDIKKRSHRVLEMLRLTDKSSSRASTLSGGMKTRLNIACALIHKPEVLILDEPSVGLDPVSRKALWDTIRKVNSDGTTILITTHYMEEADLLSDRILIMHKGNIVVEGTPEDLKNTVGKRVVQITSSPGNYNALTDRVDALEGVASCAVDEKGLKITLTDEQALEHVIETLEVGGEHITNIESNRPSLEDVFIHFAGEEWH; translated from the coding sequence ATGGAGAAAATAATCGAAATAAAAAAGATATCCAGGACATTCGGGGAATTCAAGGCCCTGAATGATGTTTCCCTGGATATTGAAAAAGGAACCATTTTTGGGCTACTCGGACCCAACGGAGCTGGCAAGTCCACGCTGATAAAAGTACTTTCATGCCAGATGCGGCCGACTACAGGGTCAGCATTCATATCAGGGCTTGATGTGGTATCTGATAAAAAGGACGTGCTCTCCATTATTGGGCTGGTGCCTCAGGAGAACAGTTTCTATGAAGAACTCACAGTGACAGAAAACCTCAGGTATTTCGGTTCACTGTACGGCGTTGCGGTCATTGACATAAAAAAGAGGAGCCATCGTGTCCTGGAGATGCTCCGGCTTACCGATAAGAGCTCAAGCCGGGCCAGCACTCTGTCCGGCGGCATGAAGACCAGGCTTAACATTGCCTGTGCGCTGATACACAAACCAGAGGTACTCATACTGGACGAACCCAGTGTGGGGCTGGACCCTGTATCCAGGAAGGCATTGTGGGATACCATCAGGAAAGTGAACAGTGACGGCACCACCATACTTATCACCACCCATTATATGGAAGAGGCCGACCTGCTCTCTGATCGGATACTGATAATGCACAAGGGGAATATCGTTGTGGAGGGAACGCCTGAAGATCTGAAGAACACGGTGGGTAAGCGGGTCGTCCAGATCACAAGCTCGCCCGGTAACTACAACGCCCTCACTGATCGGGTGGATGCGCTGGAAGGTGTGGCGTCATGCGCTGTTGATGAAAAAGGACTGAAGATAACGCTCACGGACGAGCAGGCACTGGAGCATGTTATTGAAACACTTGAAGTGGGGGGCGAGCACATAACCAACATTGAATCCAACCGGCCCAGCCTGGAAGATGTATTCATTCATTTTGCAGGGGAGGAATGGCATTGA
- a CDS encoding ABC transporter permease, with protein sequence MTITSVIKKDLKIYIRHRKTVLLIFLTPILIMILIGSMFTGGTDQGLKDIRLGVGGGSQLGEEIIQELNDSQMFLITTENTTDPTVIEEGVRSGKYSAGIFIPMDETQAIKLYIDNSRVLIAPVISTVFMTTTEKMSYELTLGFLSRLWEELGQMEAKLDPLQEGVIAINSSIISLNSSTQEVISALDELNATSLNASVGEMEQTLQQMKVDLNQTAADINESRLEIRQLDENVSSIYNDAALLRNELKVVVDDIDATDAALLDLQTGLQQTYGLTCTVDPSQPQCITLAGTIQQIQDTRGLLQEHTAPVISLYNSLDNVARTSAQLHDKLNRTDVRLQEMQVSINNYTLEISNINENIADIKNVVTTLEDVKDQSANTSQQLENLSTGMANSTASLVSEIERTKGVINEVTTKSPTTIAAPVTMEMEKVFEDKSQLDFLMPGIISIVLMFISFMLASITIIQERTQKTLVRTLLTPLNLGEFIFAKTFALILIALLQGIIMIIVAFLLYGVFIPVSQWGALFLVILVYSASFIGIGMALATLADSENTAMLMSLVLSIPMLFLCGMFFPFETMPPLMAWLGNVLPITMGIRALDAVLIYQQGFDVLAGHLMPLLGYGIAGLGLAYVLLRREVMG encoded by the coding sequence TTGACCATAACCTCTGTTATCAAAAAAGACCTGAAGATATATATCCGCCACCGAAAGACAGTACTCCTGATCTTCCTTACACCCATACTTATTATGATATTGATAGGGTCGATGTTCACAGGCGGTACTGACCAGGGTCTTAAGGATATCAGGCTGGGTGTCGGCGGAGGGTCACAACTGGGTGAGGAAATAATCCAGGAACTGAACGACAGCCAGATGTTCCTGATCACGACGGAGAACACAACCGACCCCACAGTTATCGAAGAGGGAGTAAGGAGCGGGAAATACAGTGCAGGTATCTTCATACCCATGGATGAGACCCAGGCAATAAAATTGTATATTGACAATTCCAGGGTCCTGATTGCCCCGGTCATATCTACAGTGTTCATGACCACCACTGAGAAGATGTCCTACGAACTTACCCTCGGATTTCTCAGCCGGCTCTGGGAAGAACTGGGTCAAATGGAGGCAAAACTGGATCCCTTGCAGGAAGGGGTCATTGCAATTAACAGCAGCATCATTTCACTTAACAGCAGTACCCAGGAAGTGATATCTGCACTTGATGAACTCAATGCGACCAGCCTGAATGCTTCGGTGGGCGAGATGGAACAGACCCTGCAGCAGATGAAGGTTGACCTGAACCAGACCGCTGCCGACATTAATGAAAGCCGCCTGGAGATCAGGCAACTGGATGAGAATGTGAGTTCCATCTACAATGATGCTGCCCTGTTAAGGAATGAACTGAAAGTGGTGGTGGATGATATCGATGCCACCGACGCCGCATTGCTGGACCTTCAGACTGGTTTGCAGCAGACCTATGGCCTCACATGCACTGTCGACCCGTCACAGCCGCAGTGCATCACACTGGCAGGTACTATCCAGCAGATCCAGGATACCAGAGGTCTGCTGCAGGAGCACACTGCACCTGTGATATCGCTGTACAACAGCCTTGACAACGTTGCCCGGACCAGTGCACAACTGCATGATAAACTGAACCGGACAGATGTCCGCCTTCAGGAAATGCAGGTGTCCATCAACAACTATACCCTTGAGATATCCAATATCAATGAGAATATTGCTGATATTAAGAATGTTGTGACTACTCTGGAGGATGTGAAAGACCAATCGGCAAATACCTCACAGCAGCTGGAGAATCTTTCCACTGGCATGGCTAACAGCACGGCTTCGCTGGTATCAGAGATCGAAAGGACCAAGGGAGTGATCAATGAGGTGACAACGAAATCGCCCACTACCATTGCCGCTCCTGTAACAATGGAAATGGAAAAGGTGTTTGAGGATAAGTCCCAGCTTGATTTTTTAATGCCAGGCATTATATCCATTGTGTTGATGTTCATATCGTTCATGCTGGCATCCATAACTATAATCCAGGAGAGGACCCAGAAAACCCTGGTACGCACACTGCTCACACCCCTGAACCTTGGGGAGTTTATCTTTGCCAAAACCTTTGCGCTGATACTCATTGCCCTGTTGCAGGGTATTATCATGATCATAGTGGCATTCCTGTTATATGGTGTGTTCATCCCTGTATCCCAGTGGGGAGCGCTGTTCCTTGTGATCCTGGTATATTCGGCATCCTTTATTGGTATCGGGATGGCGCTGGCCACACTGGCCGATTCCGAGAATACGGCCATGTTGATGTCCCTGGTGCTGAGCATTCCTATGCTGTTCTTGTGCGGCATGTTCTTCCCATTCGAAACTATGCCGCCACTGATGGCATGGCTGGGTAATGTCCTTCCCATCACCATGGGCATCAGGGCGCTGGATGCGGTACTGATATACCAGCAAGGGTTCGATGTGCTGGCAGGGCACTTAATGCCGCTACTGGGTTACGGCATAGCCGGGCTGGGGCTGGCGTATGTGCTGTTAAGGCGGGAAGTGATGGGGTGA
- a CDS encoding bifunctional nuclease family protein: MDEFILANVKGVYIINTVHGPTPMVIISNEEEEIMPIYVGMAEGVSIHSALNNEVTQRPMTHDLMTTIIERLGATITGVQIDEIEDSIYYARLTLSYDGSSIDIDARPSDCISLAVRRDVPIKVRKSVFESSTISEDDLDGSLTIDSFL; encoded by the coding sequence ATGGACGAATTTATCCTGGCAAATGTGAAAGGTGTCTATATAATTAATACCGTACACGGCCCGACCCCTATGGTCATAATCTCTAATGAGGAAGAGGAGATCATGCCCATCTATGTGGGGATGGCCGAAGGTGTTTCCATTCATTCAGCCCTGAATAATGAGGTAACTCAAAGGCCAATGACCCACGACTTGATGACGACCATCATCGAACGTTTGGGCGCAACCATAACAGGTGTCCAGATAGATGAAATAGAAGATAGCATATATTATGCCCGGCTTACCTTGTCATATGATGGTTCCAGCATAGACATAGATGCCAGGCCCAGTGATTGCATCTCCCTGGCAGTGCGGCGGGATGTTCCAATAAAGGTCCGCAAGTCAGTATTCGAATCTTCCACGATATCTGAAGATGACCTGGATGGCTCTTTAACTATTGACTCATTCCTTTGA